In Ruania zhangjianzhongii, the following proteins share a genomic window:
- a CDS encoding glycerophosphodiester phosphodiesterase, whose translation MTLVIAHRGNSSVAPENTLPALAAAGFAGADMIEIDVQVGRDGAGVVIHDDLVDRTTDAAGPVNALDTAEVARLEAGGWLDPAYAGAAVPMFAHVLELLGRFPEVGLLLEFKGTWAPGPAGDLLDALAATAVADRTIVQSFDLETVRTLRELAPTIPCGGLARAGDAETIAICRDLGLVACNPNLRSVIEDPASVQRMHEAGLKTYPWTANEPADWAALVAAGVDGIITDRPDRLRGWLAAQS comes from the coding sequence ATGACGCTCGTGATCGCCCACCGGGGGAACTCCTCGGTGGCCCCGGAAAACACCCTGCCCGCCCTTGCCGCCGCCGGCTTCGCCGGTGCAGACATGATCGAGATCGATGTGCAGGTGGGCCGCGACGGCGCCGGGGTGGTGATCCACGACGACTTGGTGGACCGCACCACCGATGCCGCCGGTCCGGTGAACGCGCTGGACACTGCCGAGGTGGCGCGTCTGGAAGCCGGGGGCTGGCTGGACCCGGCGTACGCCGGTGCCGCGGTGCCGATGTTTGCGCACGTGCTTGAGCTGCTCGGCCGATTCCCGGAGGTGGGGTTGCTGCTGGAGTTCAAGGGCACCTGGGCGCCCGGCCCCGCCGGTGACCTGCTCGATGCACTGGCCGCCACGGCGGTGGCCGACCGCACCATCGTGCAGAGCTTCGACCTGGAGACGGTGCGCACCCTGCGCGAACTCGCCCCGACGATTCCCTGCGGCGGGCTGGCGCGGGCAGGCGACGCCGAGACCATCGCGATCTGCCGCGACCTGGGCCTGGTCGCGTGCAACCCGAACCTGCGCAGCGTGATCGAGGACCCGGCGTCGGTGCAGCGGATGCACGAGGCTGGCCTGAAGACCTACCCGTGGACCGCGAACGAGCCGGCCGACTGGGCCGCACTGGTGGCCGCCGGGGTGGACGGCATCATCACCGACCGCCCAGACCGCCTCCGCGGCTGGCTGGCCGCCCAATCCTGA
- a CDS encoding trimeric intracellular cation channel family protein, which yields MLDPEAVIRWLDLSGVFFNAILGGVVAREHRLDPIGFAVLAVLSGLGGGIIRDTLLQAGPPVAFTDNAYVFTALVGAAIAFSIRLEGRAWDRAYPPIDALALGVWAVVGAQKTLAVGLGPLAAIILGMVTAVGGGFVRDMVLRRIPTILGGSTLYATCALAAAGVAVLLTGLGLSTLASFVATAVGAGLCLLARYRGWVLPAGTGWRPPRPSFRRILPRRKKS from the coding sequence GTGCTCGATCCGGAAGCGGTGATCCGTTGGCTGGACCTGTCCGGTGTGTTCTTCAACGCGATCCTCGGTGGCGTCGTGGCCCGCGAGCACCGGCTCGATCCGATCGGCTTCGCCGTGCTGGCAGTACTTTCCGGCCTGGGCGGCGGCATCATCCGGGACACATTGCTGCAGGCTGGGCCGCCGGTGGCGTTCACGGACAACGCCTACGTGTTCACGGCGCTGGTGGGGGCGGCGATCGCGTTCTCGATCCGGCTGGAGGGGCGGGCGTGGGACCGGGCGTACCCGCCGATCGACGCGCTCGCCCTCGGGGTCTGGGCGGTGGTCGGTGCGCAGAAAACGCTCGCAGTAGGCTTGGGCCCCCTCGCCGCGATCATCCTGGGGATGGTGACCGCGGTAGGCGGCGGATTCGTCCGGGACATGGTGCTGCGCCGCATTCCCACCATCCTGGGTGGCAGCACGCTGTATGCCACCTGTGCACTGGCCGCGGCCGGGGTGGCTGTGCTGCTCACCGGGCTCGGGCTGTCCACTCTCGCCAGCTTCGTGGCGACGGCGGTCGGTGCGGGGCTGTGTCTGCTCGCCCGGTACCGGGGCTGGGTGCTGCCGGCGGGTACCGGGTGGCGGCCGCCGCGGCCCTCGTTCCGCCGGATCCTGCCCCGGCGGAAGAAGTCCTGA
- a CDS encoding GNAT family N-acetyltransferase gives MSAAADQVSYTIVPANEAPWADLQQVVGSCASAGRCQCQRYKLARGESFARLGPEELSHRLRAETDPGRPDAPSTTGLLAYAGTEPVGWCALEPRTAYPGLLRVAKVPWAGRTENKADDGVWAVTCFVTRAGFRRRGVAGALARAAVEHARRRGAHALEGYPIVTTAVISEELHVGLVGMFEAAGFRQVSTPTLRRAVMRIDF, from the coding sequence GTGAGCGCTGCCGCCGACCAGGTCAGCTACACCATCGTGCCCGCGAACGAGGCACCCTGGGCGGACCTGCAGCAGGTGGTCGGCTCCTGCGCGAGCGCGGGCCGCTGCCAGTGCCAGCGCTACAAGCTGGCCCGTGGTGAGTCCTTCGCCCGCCTCGGCCCCGAGGAGCTCAGCCACCGGTTGCGCGCCGAAACCGACCCGGGTCGACCGGACGCCCCAAGCACCACCGGCCTGCTCGCCTATGCCGGCACCGAGCCGGTGGGTTGGTGCGCCCTCGAGCCGCGCACTGCCTACCCGGGCCTGCTCCGGGTGGCGAAGGTGCCCTGGGCGGGCCGGACCGAGAACAAGGCCGACGACGGCGTGTGGGCCGTGACCTGTTTCGTCACCCGGGCAGGATTCCGCCGGCGCGGGGTGGCCGGCGCGCTCGCGCGGGCGGCGGTCGAGCACGCTCGGCGGCGTGGAGCGCATGCGCTCGAGGGATACCCGATCGTCACCACGGCGGTGATCAGCGAGGAGCTGCACGTCGGGCTGGTGGGCATGTTCGAGGCTGCCGGGTTCCGGCAGGTGAGCACGCCGACGCTGCGCCGCGCCGTGATGCGGATCGACTTCTGA
- a CDS encoding histone-like nucleoid-structuring protein Lsr2, translated as MATKTIVELSDDLDGTPAQHTVRFALEDSIYEIDLNSANRDKLVGAMAPFAAAARRVHRAGSAGGATPVDARAVREWARVNDIEVPARGRIPDRVVEQYRAAGN; from the coding sequence TTGGCAACCAAGACCATCGTCGAGCTCAGCGATGACCTCGACGGCACGCCCGCGCAGCACACGGTGCGGTTCGCGCTCGAGGACTCCATCTACGAGATCGACCTGAACTCGGCCAACCGAGACAAGCTCGTCGGTGCGATGGCGCCGTTCGCCGCCGCCGCGCGGCGAGTCCATCGTGCGGGCTCCGCCGGCGGGGCCACTCCGGTCGATGCCCGGGCAGTACGCGAATGGGCCCGAGTGAACGATATCGAGGTGCCCGCGCGCGGGCGGATCCCGGACCGGGTGGTCGAGCAGTACCGCGCGGCCGGGAACTAG